A genomic stretch from Gemmatimonadota bacterium includes:
- a CDS encoding pyridoxine 5'-phosphate synthase, with protein MAKLSVNVNKVALLRNTRLHGIPSVTDLSRIAIEAGAYGITVHPRPDQRHITPGDVDDLAELLKDYPEIEYSIEGNPFHQVMEIVRKTRPTQATLVPDDPDAFTSDQGWDVKTNAERLKPIIAELKDLGCRVSLFMDADLDQIERVPEIGADRIELYTEPYAVAFATGQKQMQPVLSAFARAAEHAHQIGLGVNAGHDLNLDNLAVFCGTVPNVLEVSIGHALVADALEMGLKNAVGAYLGELEKAETISTSA; from the coding sequence ATGGCTAAACTAAGTGTCAACGTAAACAAGGTGGCCTTGCTGCGGAACACGCGCCTGCACGGCATACCCAGCGTGACGGACCTGTCCCGGATCGCGATCGAGGCCGGCGCCTACGGCATCACGGTGCACCCTCGGCCCGACCAGCGGCATATTACGCCCGGCGACGTGGACGACCTGGCCGAATTGCTGAAGGACTACCCGGAGATCGAATACAGTATCGAGGGCAACCCCTTCCACCAGGTCATGGAGATCGTCCGCAAGACCCGGCCCACGCAGGCTACACTGGTCCCCGACGACCCGGACGCCTTCACCTCGGACCAGGGCTGGGACGTGAAGACCAATGCCGAGAGACTCAAACCGATCATCGCGGAACTGAAGGACCTCGGCTGCCGGGTCAGCCTGTTCATGGACGCGGACCTCGACCAGATCGAGCGGGTGCCCGAGATCGGCGCCGACCGGATCGAGCTGTACACCGAACCCTATGCCGTGGCCTTCGCGACAGGCCAGAAACAGATGCAGCCCGTACTTTCGGCCTTCGCCAGGGCGGCGGAACACGCTCACCAGATCGGCCTGGGCGTCAATGCCGGCCACGATCTCAACCTGGACAACCTGGCCGTGTTCTGCGGCACCGTGCCGAACGTACTCGAAGTTTCCATCGGCCACGCGCTTGTCGCCGACGCGCTGGAAATGGGGTTGAAGAACGCCGTGGGCGCGTACCTGGGTGAACTCGAAAAGGCTGAGACGATATCAACCAGTGCTTAA
- a CDS encoding phosphoglycerate dehydrogenase has product MHHVIVLDKLAREGLERLTGASAVSHDVRTGLDGDALRGALLEYDGAICRSDTKITADVLKGNARLRCIVRAGVGTDNIDRVAATRQGIVVMNTPAGNTLSTAEHTFTLIAALSRNIAPANRSLMEGRWDRGAFTGVQLAGKTLGIIGMGRIGREVAARAQAFAMRVIGFDPFLSPDQAAKLGVEYVDEVRDLLPEVDYLTVHTPLTPETRHLVSHEEIDLLKPGARLINCARGGIYDEEALVRGLESGKLAGVALDVYEEEPCVDSPLFHMPGVLCTPHLGASTEEAQADVAVEAVDLLVNFLVTGEVRHAVNAVTIDSNTYQTLGGYLDVAYRLGILLSQWHSGGPRACRLTYRGKVVDENTRLLTSAFCAGLLEDALDEEVNIVNGEMLLRERGIHLTEQTRSAAGFFSSAISVEIDCAEETYRADGTVFGNNMPRLIRLGEHRMEAYLDGNLLVFHHSDVPGIVGAIGDTFGRYKVNIAQMAVGRLGNEPGGKAVGVLNLDDVPPQESIDEILGHPAINSARFIRLPAHGALPPWMPG; this is encoded by the coding sequence ATGCATCACGTTATCGTCCTCGACAAACTGGCTCGGGAAGGGCTCGAACGGCTCACCGGGGCAAGCGCAGTATCCCACGACGTGCGTACCGGCCTGGACGGCGATGCGCTGCGCGGCGCCCTCCTGGAATACGACGGCGCCATCTGCCGGAGCGACACGAAGATCACGGCGGACGTGCTGAAAGGCAACGCGCGCCTCCGCTGCATCGTGCGCGCGGGCGTGGGCACGGACAACATCGACCGGGTCGCGGCGACCCGGCAGGGTATCGTGGTCATGAACACGCCGGCCGGCAATACCCTGAGCACGGCGGAGCACACCTTTACCCTCATCGCAGCCCTTTCGCGCAACATCGCGCCGGCGAACCGGAGTCTCATGGAAGGACGGTGGGACCGCGGCGCGTTCACGGGGGTCCAGCTGGCCGGCAAGACCCTGGGCATCATCGGCATGGGCCGTATCGGCCGGGAGGTCGCCGCGCGGGCGCAGGCCTTCGCCATGCGCGTCATCGGATTCGACCCCTTTCTTTCGCCCGATCAAGCCGCCAAGCTGGGGGTGGAGTACGTCGACGAAGTGCGCGACCTGCTGCCCGAGGTGGACTACCTGACCGTGCATACGCCGCTGACGCCGGAGACCCGCCACCTGGTGAGCCACGAGGAGATCGACCTGCTCAAACCGGGCGCGCGGCTTATCAACTGCGCCCGGGGCGGAATCTACGACGAGGAAGCGCTGGTCCGGGGCCTCGAATCCGGGAAGCTGGCCGGCGTGGCGCTGGACGTCTACGAAGAGGAGCCCTGTGTCGACAGCCCGCTGTTTCACATGCCGGGCGTGCTGTGCACCCCCCATCTCGGGGCGAGCACGGAAGAGGCGCAGGCCGACGTCGCGGTGGAAGCCGTGGACCTCCTGGTCAATTTCCTGGTTACCGGGGAAGTCCGCCACGCCGTGAACGCCGTCACCATCGATTCGAATACGTACCAGACGCTGGGCGGCTATCTCGACGTGGCCTACCGGCTGGGCATCCTGCTGTCCCAGTGGCACAGCGGGGGGCCGCGCGCGTGCCGGCTTACCTACCGCGGCAAGGTGGTCGACGAGAACACGCGCCTGCTCACCTCCGCCTTCTGCGCGGGCCTGCTCGAGGACGCCCTCGACGAAGAGGTCAATATCGTCAACGGCGAGATGCTGCTTCGGGAACGGGGCATCCACCTGACGGAACAGACCCGCAGCGCGGCCGGGTTCTTCTCCTCGGCCATCAGCGTGGAGATCGACTGCGCCGAAGAGACGTACCGGGCCGACGGAACGGTTTTCGGAAACAACATGCCGAGGTTGATCCGCCTGGGCGAACACCGCATGGAGGCCTACCTGGACGGCAACCTCCTGGTCTTCCACCACAGCGACGTGCCCGGCATCGTCGGCGCCATCGGCGACACCTTCGGACGGTACAAGGTGAACATCGCACAAATGGCCGTCGGCAGGCTGGGGAACGAGCCCGGCGGCAAGGCCGTGGGCGTGCTGAACCTGGACGACGTCCCGCCCCAGGAATCCATCGACGAGATCCTGGGCCACCCGGCCATCAACAGCGCGCGGTTCATCCGGCTGCCCGCGCACGGAGCCCTGCCTCCCTGGATGCCCGGATGA